DNA sequence from the Devosia lacusdianchii genome:
GAGCAGGTCGAGCTGGCCAAGGACTTCGTCGGCGAGCGCGCCGCGTTCCTTCAGGACGGCATGAAAATCACCCTCGAGATGCACGAGGAAACCCCGCTCGGCATCAAGTTCCCGCCCAATGTCGTCCTCGAAGTCACCGAAGTCGATCCGGTGCAGAAAGGCCAGAGCGTTTCGAGCCAGTTCAAGCCGGCCATCCTCGCCAATGGGCTCAAGGTCATGGTGCCGCCGTTCATTGCCGTCGGTGAACGCATCGTGGTCGACACGACTGAGGCCACCTATATGCGCCGGGCCGACTGACCATGGCACGTTCCGCGGTCCTCAATGTCATGGTCAACGCCGCCATCAAGGCCGGCAAGTCGCTGACCAAGGACTTCTCCGAAGTCGAGAACCTGCAGGTGTCCCGCAAGGGCCCGGCCGACTTCGTCTCCAAAGCCGATATCCGCGCCGAGCAGATCGTCTTTGCCGAACTGCAGAAGGCCCGCCCGACCTATGCTTTCCTGATGGAAGAAGGCGGCGAGGTTGCCGGCACCGATGGCCAGCACCGCTGGATCATCGACCCGCTCGACGGCACCACCAATTTCCTGCATTCGATCCCGCTTTTTGCCGTCGCCATTGCGCTCGAACGCGCCAATGAGATCGTCGCCTCGGTGATCTACAATCCGGTGCTCGACGAACTCTACACCGCCGAAAAGGGTGGCGGCACCTGGCTCAACGATCGCAAGCGCCTGCGCGTCGCCGGCCGCAAGTCGCTGGCCGATGCCGTGGTCTGCACCGGCATCAAGACGCAGGGCACCGCCAACGATGCGCTCCAGCT
Encoded proteins:
- the efp gene encoding elongation factor P, whose protein sequence is MAKINGNEIRPGNVVNHQDRLWVAVKVDHVKPGKGGAYAQVELKAILGGTKLNERFRSAETVETVELEFRDFTYLYEQGDSLVFMDQDSYEQVELAKDFVGERAAFLQDGMKITLEMHEETPLGIKFPPNVVLEVTEVDPVQKGQSVSSQFKPAILANGLKVMVPPFIAVGERIVVDTTEATYMRRAD
- a CDS encoding inositol monophosphatase family protein, yielding MARSAVLNVMVNAAIKAGKSLTKDFSEVENLQVSRKGPADFVSKADIRAEQIVFAELQKARPTYAFLMEEGGEVAGTDGQHRWIIDPLDGTTNFLHSIPLFAVAIALERANEIVASVIYNPVLDELYTAEKGGGTWLNDRKRLRVAGRKSLADAVVCTGIKTQGTANDALQLRQLAHINPAVAGIRRSGSISMDMAWLASGRYDALWEAGLAPWDVAPGLLMVKEAGGFVSDFAGSPGSVWNGQVVAGNETLQAALLKQLKPIQ